The following are encoded together in the Thunnus thynnus chromosome 15, fThuThy2.1, whole genome shotgun sequence genome:
- the LOC137198324 gene encoding gap junction beta-3 protein-like: MDWKFLQGLLSGVNKYSTAFGRIWLSVVFVFRVLVYVVAAERVWSDDQGHFDCNIRQPGCTNICYDYFFPISHIRLWALQLIFVTCPSFMVVLHVAYREERERKYRAKHGENARLYDNPGQKHGGLWWTYLISLFVKTAFEITFLYLLHYIYDSFKLPRKVQCDISPCPNLVDCYVSRPTEKTIFTYFMVGASLMCVVLNICEIFYLIAARVVNLKHRGTVHTSSRMVHADMDGRKSLTS, translated from the coding sequence TACTCCACTGCCTTCGGACGCATTTGGCTGTCAGTGGTTTTCGTCTTCAGGGTGTTGGTCTATGTGGTGGCTGCTGAGCGTGTCTGGAGCGATGACCAGGGACACTTTGACTGCAACATCCGCCAACCAGGTTGCACCAACATCTGCTATGATTACTTTTTCCCCATTTCCCACATTCGCTTGTGGGCCCTCCAGCTCATCTTCGTCACTTGCCCTTCCTTCATGGTGGTGCTGCACGTGGCCTACCGAGAAGAGCGGGAACGCAAGTACCGAGCAAAGCACGGTGAGAACGCTCGGCTGTATGACAACCCAGGCCAAAAGCATGGCGGTCTGTGGTGGACTTATCTGATAAGTCTCTTCGTGAAGACTGCCTTTGAGATCACGTTCCTCTACTTGCTCCACTACATCTATGACAGCTTCAAGCTGCCCAGGAAGGTCCAATGTGATATCTCGCCCTGTCCCAATTTAGTGGACTGCTATGTATCCCGGCCCACTGAGAAGACCATTTTCACCTACTTCATGGTGGGGGCATCCCTCATGTGTGTGGTGCTCAACATCTGCGAGATTTTCTATCTAATCGCTGCCCGGGTGGTTAATCTCAAACACAGAGGCACCGTTCACACCTCGTCTAGAATGGTCCATGCTGACATGGATGGCCGCAAGTCTCTTACATCATAG